A single Dunckerocampus dactyliophorus isolate RoL2022-P2 chromosome 2, RoL_Ddac_1.1, whole genome shotgun sequence DNA region contains:
- the LOC129176590 gene encoding somatostatin receptor type 2, which yields MDADINNLTDVDDHFYSEGRNDGFGILMAILYPVVCIVGLAGNSLVIVAILKLDKMSSATTVYIFNLALADGLFMVGLPFIASQNCLTKWLFGNVACKVVMVLDGINQFTSVFCLTVMSIDRYMALADPLRFACWRTPRCAKMVSALLWLFSLVTILPMALHFSADQGLCIPDMISDVWWLGVLSYTFILGFALPFTVMTAFYTALLLTLRSQRLRAAMPNQENHRPERQVTKMVVAVVIVFGICWLPFYTFNFCSMYQTDLAFARAFEFVVLLSYSWSCANPILYTCLSDTFRRQFRTLLCSATKSPPSMPCNTERYDLTVTGVQDVTILA from the coding sequence ATGGACGCTGACATAAACAATTTGACTGATGTGGACGACCATTTTTACTCGGAGGGCCGTAATGATGGTTTTGGTATCCTCATGGCCATTCTCTACCCAGTGGTTTGCATTGTTGGACTCGCTGGGAACTCCCTGGTCATCGTCGCCATTTTGAAACTGGACAAGATGTCATCCGCCACGACGGTGTACATTTTCAACCTGGCGCTAGCCGACGGGCTCTTCATGGTTGGGCTCCCCTTCATTGCGAGCCAGAACTGTCTGACCAAGTGGTTGTTCGGCAACGTGGCGTGCAAAGTGGTCATGGTGCTCGACGGCATCAACCAGTTCACCAGTGTCTTCTGTCTGACAGTGATGAGCATCGACCGCTACATGGCGCTGGCAGACCCACTTCGGTTCGCCTGTTGGAGGACGCCGCGTTGCGCCAAGATGGTCTCTGCCTTGCTCTGGCTGTTCTCCCTTGTCACTATCCTTCCCATGGCGCTTCACTTCTCTGCGGATCAAGGCTTGTGCATACCGGACATGATTTCCGACGTTTGGTGGCTGGGCGTCCTTTCTTACACCTTCATTTTGGGATTCGCTTTGCCTTTCACCGTCATGACTGCCTTCTACACGGCCTTGCTGCTCACCTTGAGGTCGCAGCGGCTCCGGGCTGCCATGCCCAACCAAGAGAACCACCGTCCGGAGAGACAGGTTACCAAAATGGTGGTCGCAGTGGTGATCGTGTTTGGTATATGCTGGCTGCCGTTTTACACCTTCAACTTCTGCTCCATGTATCAAACTGACCTTGCCTTTGCCAGAGCGTTTGAATTTGTGGTCTTGCTGTCATACTCGTGGAGCTGTGCCAATCCAATCCTCTACACCTGCCTCTCGGACACCTTCAGGAGGCAATTCCGCACCCTTCTCTGCTCGGCCACCAAGTCTCCTCCCAGCATGCCGTGCAACACTGAGCGGTATGACCTAACTGTGACAGGGGTGCAGGATGTCACTATTCTAGCGTAG